In Nitrospirota bacterium, a single genomic region encodes these proteins:
- a CDS encoding SWIB/MDM2 domain-containing protein gives MIKKKAAKKKAVKKAVKKVVKKKKAKTKRKPNAAFMKPMKISSALALVVGDKPIPRTEVTKKLWQYIKKNGLQDKVNRRMINADANLKAVFGGKGKVSMFEMTKLVSKHMS, from the coding sequence ATGATTAAGAAAAAGGCAGCAAAGAAAAAAGCAGTAAAGAAAGCTGTAAAGAAAGTCGTAAAGAAAAAGAAGGCTAAGACAAAGAGGAAACCTAATGCTGCGTTCATGAAGCCCATGAAGATCAGCAGCGCCCTCGCATTAGTTGTAGGAGACAAGCCCATTCCAAGAACAGAGGTTACCAAAAAACTCTGGCAGTACATCAAGAAAAACGGGCTTCAGGACAAAGTCAACAGAAGGATGATAAATGCCGATGCAAACCTGAAAGCGGTATTCGGAGGCAAGGGCAAAGTTTCAATGTTTGAGATGACCAAGCTGGTCAGCAAACACATGAGCTAA
- a CDS encoding ABC transporter ATP-binding protein yields the protein MIEVRGLKKSFFLPAGEVKVLSGIDLSISRGEMAAIVGVSGAGKSTLLHIMGTLDTPTSGNVLYENKDVFSLDDYSLAGFRNKSIGFVFQFHHLLPEFTAIENVLMPGLINMSGYEEIKERAEMLLSELGLSERKNHHPGELSGGEQQRVAVARALINEPKVVFADEPTGNLDTHTGQELFKLLLQLNEKKGITFVIVTHNESLSRQCHRILEMADGKFR from the coding sequence ATGATTGAAGTAAGGGGATTAAAAAAATCTTTTTTCCTGCCTGCAGGCGAAGTAAAGGTTCTGAGCGGCATAGACCTTTCTATAAGCCGGGGAGAGATGGCCGCAATAGTCGGCGTATCAGGCGCGGGGAAAAGCACCCTTCTGCACATCATGGGCACGCTGGATACACCAACATCAGGCAATGTCCTATATGAAAACAAGGACGTATTTTCTCTGGATGATTATTCACTTGCCGGTTTCAGGAATAAATCAATAGGCTTCGTTTTCCAGTTTCATCATCTTCTGCCTGAATTTACAGCAATTGAGAATGTATTAATGCCGGGGCTGATAAACATGTCTGGTTACGAAGAAATTAAAGAGAGAGCGGAAATGCTCTTAAGCGAACTGGGGTTATCTGAACGAAAGAACCATCACCCGGGAGAACTCTCCGGCGGCGAACAGCAGCGCGTTGCCGTTGCACGGGCCTTGATAAATGAACCAAAGGTCGTATTCGCAGACGAACCAACGGGAAATCTTGATACCCATACAGGCCAAGAACTTTTCAAGCTTCTGCTGCAGCTCAACGAAAAGAAAGGAATCACTTTCGTGATAGTCACGCATAACGAATCTCTGTCAAGACAGTGCCACAGGATTCTTGAGATGGCTGACGGAAAATTCAGGTAA
- a CDS encoding lipoprotein-releasing ABC transporter permease subunit encodes MPYHFFIAFRYLKSKKRHKGISLNTVISVGGVAVGVMALLVVLSVMSGFHEDLQRKILGVNAHIIVLSYRGAMTDYKEVLEKVSGEKEVVSASPFVLGQVMSSSGKRAHGVFLRGIDPSLEANTTEIAKYIKDGKLEDLKSKDSIPGIVIGKELASSLGVFRNDIINIISAVGEIGPMGMLPKVKQFRVAAIFEVGMFEYDSNLVLTELSYAQDFFGMGNSVTGIELKVKDVYKAEEVREQVQKTLSFPYYGRDWMQMHKNLFSALKLEKLAMFVILVLIILVASFNIVGTLIMNVIEKSREIAILKAMGATKKGIMAIFMLQGLVIGLAGTLLGIAGGYILGYMFNNVIRLPADVYYLSHLPIKMKLIDFIAVSLSALTISFLATIYPAWQAAKLNPVEPLRYE; translated from the coding sequence ATGCCATATCACTTTTTTATAGCATTCCGCTATCTTAAATCAAAAAAAAGACATAAGGGGATTTCTCTTAACACGGTAATTTCTGTCGGCGGCGTAGCAGTCGGCGTCATGGCGCTCCTTGTTGTCCTCTCAGTTATGAGCGGTTTTCATGAGGACCTGCAGAGAAAAATACTTGGTGTAAATGCGCATATTATAGTGCTCAGCTACAGAGGGGCTATGACTGACTACAAAGAAGTATTAGAGAAGGTCAGCGGAGAAAAAGAGGTTGTCTCTGCCTCGCCCTTTGTTCTCGGACAGGTCATGTCTTCATCAGGCAAAAGGGCGCATGGTGTATTCCTAAGAGGAATAGACCCTTCTCTTGAGGCAAATACCACAGAGATAGCCAAATACATAAAAGACGGAAAACTTGAGGACCTGAAATCCAAAGACAGCATCCCGGGCATTGTAATAGGGAAAGAGCTTGCGAGCAGTCTCGGAGTTTTCAGGAATGACATAATAAACATCATATCGGCTGTCGGAGAAATCGGGCCTATGGGAATGCTGCCAAAAGTTAAGCAGTTCAGAGTAGCTGCGATATTTGAGGTAGGAATGTTTGAATACGATTCAAACCTTGTCCTCACAGAACTTTCTTATGCCCAAGATTTTTTCGGAATGGGTAATAGCGTAACAGGCATAGAACTCAAGGTTAAGGATGTGTATAAGGCAGAGGAAGTAAGGGAACAGGTTCAGAAAACATTATCATTCCCCTATTACGGGAGGGACTGGATGCAGATGCACAAGAACCTTTTTTCAGCGCTGAAACTTGAAAAACTTGCGATGTTTGTCATACTTGTTCTAATAATTCTTGTCGCCTCATTCAATATAGTCGGCACGCTTATAATGAACGTGATAGAAAAAAGCAGAGAGATAGCAATCCTCAAGGCAATGGGAGCCACAAAAAAAGGCATTATGGCCATTTTTATGCTGCAGGGGCTTGTCATAGGGCTTGCAGGCACATTGCTCGGGATTGCCGGCGGATACATACTCGGCTATATGTTTAACAATGTAATCAGACTGCCTGCGGATGTATATTATCTCAGCCACCTGCCTATAAAAATGAAACTCATTGATTTCATAGCTGTATCTCTATCTGCATTGACAATAAGTTTTCTTGCAACAATCTACCCTGCATGGCAGGCGGCAAAACTGAACCCTGTGGAACCGCTGCGGTATGAATGA
- a CDS encoding tetratricopeptide repeat protein produces MYRKILLILPVLFVFSCAPIFRTEPAESPDIPREAYYHYILGYEAELSGKWEDALNNYSKALKIDPASPYIRTQISYVLLRTGKIPDAIAMTEETVKANPDYVPALMLLGELYNSQKNTDKAIRIFEKALKLDNTQADAYLFLGVLYAAEKRYSDAKEILESFLKTDPDNAMGMYYLGLINMDLEDYDKAAEYFSKVAEVRPNFDAAYLNLGVISELKGDLKQAEKHYKKSVELNPHNTLAQERLTQLYLKDKTVDKAVEQLRNMSLQEPANLDIHRRLGFLYIESKQYDRAIEEFRIVLTAKPADVQIRYYLAVTLEELERYKEAAEELKKIIAVDPKNIGAFLHLGFIYSKEGQHTDAVKMYEEILSFEKGKPEVYVYLGVSYIQLKDYKKAEGIFSEGLGLFPNDTELHFNMAVAYEKTGRFEEMVKYLRRTIEINPEHADALNYLGYSYADKGINLEEALSLIQKALKLKPDNGYMIDSLGWVYFKMGKHEEAVKALQKAQSIVNNDPVIYEHLGDVYLSQGLNKDALDAWENALKFHEKEEGLKGRVEKKIQDLKLKIPAPGGSPR; encoded by the coding sequence GTGTATAGAAAAATCCTGTTAATACTGCCCGTCCTTTTTGTTTTTTCATGTGCGCCGATATTCCGTACAGAGCCTGCCGAATCTCCTGATATTCCAAGAGAGGCTTATTATCACTATATCCTTGGCTATGAGGCAGAACTTTCAGGCAAATGGGAAGACGCGCTGAATAACTATTCAAAGGCGCTTAAGATAGACCCTGCATCTCCCTACATCAGAACCCAGATAAGTTATGTGCTTCTGAGAACAGGCAAGATTCCTGATGCTATCGCAATGACAGAAGAGACTGTGAAGGCAAATCCTGATTATGTGCCCGCGCTTATGCTGCTTGGCGAGCTTTATAACAGCCAGAAAAATACAGACAAGGCAATACGGATTTTTGAGAAGGCGCTTAAACTTGATAACACACAGGCAGATGCATACCTTTTTCTGGGGGTTTTGTATGCTGCGGAAAAGCGGTATTCCGATGCAAAGGAAATTCTTGAGTCTTTTCTCAAAACAGACCCCGACAATGCTATGGGAATGTATTATCTCGGCCTCATAAATATGGACTTGGAGGATTATGATAAAGCGGCCGAATATTTCAGCAAGGTTGCGGAGGTAAGGCCGAATTTTGACGCCGCATACCTTAACCTCGGGGTGATAAGCGAACTTAAGGGAGATTTGAAACAGGCGGAGAAGCATTATAAAAAAAGCGTGGAGCTTAATCCGCATAATACGCTTGCGCAGGAGCGGCTTACGCAGCTTTATCTGAAGGATAAGACCGTTGACAAGGCCGTAGAGCAGCTCAGGAATATGAGCCTTCAGGAGCCGGCAAATCTTGATATACACAGAAGACTCGGATTCCTCTATATAGAAAGCAAGCAGTATGACAGGGCCATAGAAGAATTCAGGATTGTCCTTACAGCCAAGCCGGCGGATGTGCAGATCAGATACTACTTAGCTGTTACCCTTGAAGAATTGGAAAGATATAAAGAGGCGGCAGAGGAACTGAAAAAGATTATTGCCGTGGACCCAAAAAATATAGGGGCCTTCCTGCATCTCGGCTTTATCTATTCAAAAGAAGGGCAGCACACTGATGCGGTAAAGATGTATGAAGAGATACTGAGCTTTGAGAAAGGCAAGCCTGAAGTGTACGTATATCTCGGCGTCAGTTATATACAGTTAAAAGACTACAAAAAAGCAGAGGGAATATTCTCGGAAGGGCTGGGGCTTTTCCCGAACGATACTGAACTCCATTTCAATATGGCAGTGGCGTATGAAAAAACAGGCAGATTTGAAGAGATGGTGAAATATCTCAGGCGCACTATTGAGATAAATCCCGAACATGCCGACGCCCTGAATTACCTGGGATACAGTTACGCTGATAAAGGCATAAACCTTGAGGAAGCCCTTTCTCTTATACAGAAGGCGCTTAAGTTAAAACCTGACAACGGATATATGATTGACAGCCTGGGCTGGGTGTATTTCAAGATGGGCAAGCATGAGGAGGCTGTAAAGGCATTGCAGAAAGCCCAGAGCATAGTAAACAATGACCCTGTAATCTATGAACACCTTGGAGATGTCTACCTCTCTCAGGGCCTGAATAAAGATGCGCTGGATGCATGGGAGAACGCGCTGAAGTTCCACGAAAAAGAAGAGGGGCTTAAGGGAAGAGTAGAAAAGAAAATTCAAGATTTAAAATTAAAAATTCCCGCCCCAGGCGGGTCGCCGAGGTGA
- a CDS encoding 4-(cytidine 5'-diphospho)-2-C-methyl-D-erythritol kinase, with product MFTLKTPAKINWFLSVLGKREDGYHEILSLMQSISLYDYLTFEHSDRIEVITDADISLEENLVYKAAVLLKEKLSVNKGAVITLKKDIPVSAGLGGGSSDAACALSGLNRLWELGLKDEELIKFGGMLGSDIPFFFKAPVAVVTGRGEIVTKLEAVSRHIIVIVKPALGVSSKWAYSEMSKLLQELTKRDNNIKLFCHALERQDFKSIALMMKNDLELPVIGEFQVIGEIKDRLLAMGAEASLMSGSGPTVFGVFSSREKAGDAAEAMKPCWSRVVETLTSDEFKVES from the coding sequence ATGTTCACGCTTAAAACACCTGCAAAGATAAACTGGTTTCTGTCGGTTCTGGGAAAAAGAGAAGACGGCTATCATGAGATATTAAGCCTCATGCAGAGCATTTCCCTCTATGACTATCTTACTTTTGAACATTCTGACAGGATTGAGGTAATAACGGATGCCGACATATCTCTTGAGGAAAATCTCGTTTATAAGGCTGCGGTTCTCTTGAAGGAAAAGTTATCGGTCAATAAAGGGGCAGTCATAACATTAAAGAAAGATATCCCGGTATCTGCAGGCCTGGGCGGAGGAAGCAGCGATGCGGCATGCGCCCTTTCAGGGCTGAACAGGCTGTGGGAACTTGGGCTAAAGGATGAAGAATTAATAAAATTCGGAGGAATGCTGGGCTCTGACATCCCCTTCTTTTTTAAAGCCCCCGTCGCTGTGGTTACAGGAAGAGGCGAGATAGTCACAAAACTTGAAGCCGTCAGCAGACATATTATTGTCATTGTCAAACCTGCCCTCGGCGTATCATCAAAATGGGCCTATTCAGAGATGAGCAAGCTGCTTCAGGAGTTGACAAAGAGAGATAATAATATTAAACTTTTCTGTCATGCCCTTGAGAGGCAGGATTTTAAATCCATTGCCTTAATGATGAAAAATGATCTTGAACTTCCTGTGATAGGGGAGTTTCAGGTTATAGGGGAAATTAAGGACAGGCTGCTTGCCATGGGGGCAGAGGCTTCTCTTATGAGTGGAAGCGGGCCGACTGTCTTCGGTGTATTCAGCAGCAGGGAAAAAGCCGGGGATGCCGCAGAGGCGATGAAGCCGTGCTGGAGCAGGGTTGTCGAAACGCTAACCAGTGATGAGTTTAAAGTTGAGAGTTAA